AGGGCGGCTCGTTCGACCTGGGCGGGGACGACGGCGACACGGTCACCGACCAGGACGAGGTCGATCGCATCCAGGCGCGAGGCAAGCGCTACCGGGTGCGTGGTGTCGATGTCTACAAGTTGGGCGAGCGGCGCTATCAGCTCGCTGACGACGGTGTGACGATGCGGCTGGTGAGCGTCGAGCAGTGGGTGCACAACCAGGTGCTCGAACTGGATCTGGACCCGGCCCAGTTGCGTACCCAGTGGGCACGGGCCAAGAGCCGTGCCGTCCTCATGGAAGCGCTGCGGGAGGCCGACATCGACGTGGAGGAACTGCCGGAGGAACTGGGCAAGCCGGACGTGGACCCGGTGGACCTGCTGGTCAGCGCGGCCTGGGAGGGACTCGCCGTCGTGAGTCGGGATGAGCGGCTGACCTGGTTCCGCCGGGAACACGGAGATTTCCTGGACTCCTTCGGGGAGCAGGCTCGTGAGGTGTTGGAGGCGATGCTGGTGAAGTTCTCCGAAGCGGGCTCGCCCCAGCTGAAAGTAGACACGCTGAAGGTTCCGCCCTTCGACGCGATGGGCCGTGTGGTGGACCTGACCCTGCGGTTTGGTGGGCCCCGCGAGGCGCGCGAGGCCATAGACCAGCTGGCCGCCCGGCTGCTGTCGGTCGTGTAGGAAGAGGTCTCCGAAGCGAAGCGTGAAAAACTAAAAGAATGCTTTAGTTTTGTGCAAGATGGAGTCGTGTAACTGAAGTCAACTTTGAGTTTTTCGCTCTGCTAGAATGATGGAGTGCTCAGAGACCGTACGGACAGTCGCGCAGCCCTCTGGCGGACCGCCGCTGGGCAGCGCGGCTACTTCACCGCCGCGCAGGCGCTTGAAGCCGGATATTCCTACCAGGCTCAGCGCTATCACGCCCAGCATGGCAACTGGCTGGTGATCGACCGAGCCCTCTACCGGTTCCGGGAGTTCAATGACCTGCCAGGCGAGGGTGATGAGCAATTGGTGCGCTGGTCGCTGTGGAGCAAGGGGAGGGCGGTCGTCTCGCACGCCACCGCGCTCGCCGTCCATGATCTCGGTACGGCCAACCCCTCCCGTATCCACCTCACCGTGCCGCACGGCTTCCGCCAGAAGTCGGACGCGGTGATCCTGCACCGTGCCGAGCTGACGGAGTCGGATGTCGAGGATCGGACGGGGTACCGGGTGACGGCCCCGCTGCGCGCGATCGCGGAGTGCGCGGCGGACGGTGACGACCAGGACGTAATCGACGGGGCCGTGGCCGACGCACTGGAGCAGGGCATCGTGACCCGCCGAAAGCTGCTGCATGCGGCTCAACTGTTGGGCGCACGTGCCGAACTGGGTGTGGAGCGGGCATTGGGGGCACTATCGTGACCGGCCGCTACCGCGACGCCACGGACCTGCGCCGGGCGCTGGAGGCGCGGCTGAAACACGACGCGGACGAGTCCGGCACCGACCTGGCCCGTCGCCGTCGCCTTGTCGTTTTCGATCGCATGGCGGCACGCCTCGCGGAGGACCCGGCCGGCGGCTGGGTCCTCAAGGGTGGGGCCGCGATGGAGTTCCGCCTGACCGGCCGCGCCCGCACCACCAAAGACCTGGATCTGGCCTTGCGGCCCGAGGGCGGCTCAGACGCCGATGGCGACGAAGTCCGGGAGCTGCTGATCGAGGCCCTGTCCGTCGACCTCGACCGGGACTGGTTCCGCTTCCGTGTCGGTGTGCCCGTCTCGTTGACCGCAGACACGGCAGGGCGGGGCGGCTGGCGGTTCTCCGTCGAGGCCCACCTCGCGGGGAAGCTCTTCGCGGGCGTCCGTGTGGACGTGGTGGACCGGGGCGAGGAGATCGCGCGGACGGAGCGCCTTCCGCTCCCCAACTCCCTGGCGTTCGCCGGAACTCCGCAGCGGACGGTGGAAGCCGTCGACCGCCGCCAGCACTTCGCGGAGAAGCTGCATGCCTTCACCCGTGACTACGGTGACCGGCCCAACACGCGGGTCAAGGACCTGGTGGACCTAGTCCTACTGACCGAGGATGGCTTGACTGGGGACACGGCGCTGGTGTCGGCCGTACGGCACGTCTTCGCCGTCCGAGACACCCACGATGTCCCGGACGAACTCCCCGATCCGCCGCCGCTGTGGCGTGACACCTACCCGGACCTGGCGAGGGAGCTGACCACGGACATCCCGCCGACGCTGGACGCGGCACTCGCGCTGGTGCGTGGGTTGTGGGCGGGGGCCCTCGCGGATGAAGCACGTTGACTCATTGACTCATTACCCACCTCTTCCCCACCGAACAGAGAGACCGGCATAGCTGACATGGCAGCGACCACGAAGAAAACGGCGGAGAAGTCCCCCGCTACATCCCAGGCGCGCCTCGCGTCCCTGATCAAGTCCGCGCGCGACACGATGCGCAAGGACGCGGGGATGAACGGCGACCTGGACCGTTTGCCCCAGCTCTCCTGGCTGCTTTTCCTCAAGGCGTTCGACGAGCGTGTCGAACAAGAGGGCGAGGCCCTGGACCCGGATGGTTATCGGCGGGCGATTGAGGAGCCGTACCGGTGGGAGGACTGGGCTACCAACCCGGACTTCAGCGGCAACGAGCTGAAGACGTTCGTCAACGAGAAGCTCATCCCGCACCTGGCGGGACTCGTCGGTGACGACGCAGAGGACCCGCGCAACGTCATCTCGACCATTTTCAAGAACGTCGTCAACCGCATGCAGTCGGGCACGCTGCTACGTGACCTGGTCAGCATTGTGAACCAGATCCACTTCGTCTCGACCAACGACATCCACACCATGGCGTTCGTC
The DNA window shown above is from Streptomyces akebiae and carries:
- a CDS encoding nucleotidyl transferase AbiEii/AbiGii toxin family protein, with the protein product MTGRYRDATDLRRALEARLKHDADESGTDLARRRRLVVFDRMAARLAEDPAGGWVLKGGAAMEFRLTGRARTTKDLDLALRPEGGSDADGDEVRELLIEALSVDLDRDWFRFRVGVPVSLTADTAGRGGWRFSVEAHLAGKLFAGVRVDVVDRGEEIARTERLPLPNSLAFAGTPQRTVEAVDRRQHFAEKLHAFTRDYGDRPNTRVKDLVDLVLLTEDGLTGDTALVSAVRHVFAVRDTHDVPDELPDPPPLWRDTYPDLARELTTDIPPTLDAALALVRGLWAGALADEAR
- a CDS encoding type IV toxin-antitoxin system AbiEi family antitoxin domain-containing protein — translated: MLRDRTDSRAALWRTAAGQRGYFTAAQALEAGYSYQAQRYHAQHGNWLVIDRALYRFREFNDLPGEGDEQLVRWSLWSKGRAVVSHATALAVHDLGTANPSRIHLTVPHGFRQKSDAVILHRAELTESDVEDRTGYRVTAPLRAIAECAADGDDQDVIDGAVADALEQGIVTRRKLLHAAQLLGARAELGVERALGALS